A genomic window from Flavobacterium hankyongi includes:
- a CDS encoding DUF937 domain-containing protein, producing the protein MSGLMDLLNSDLGKQIISSVGQQAGTSEAETSSVLTSALPTLINSMQNNASTEQGASGLLGALLGGKHNSGFLDNLGGLMGNGGVDTEDGGKILGHVLGDNQANVENSLSRNTGVSSDKIGMILKIAAPILMAILAKKAKSSNVQNGTDLGDLLGGLLGNSQSSQSSSMGGSILASVLDQDGDGQLGVGDALAAVTKKGGLGGLLGKLFGK; encoded by the coding sequence ATGTCAGGATTAATGGACTTACTAAATAGTGATTTAGGCAAACAAATTATTTCGAGTGTAGGACAACAAGCTGGGACCAGCGAAGCAGAAACTTCATCGGTTTTGACTTCTGCATTACCTACATTAATTAATTCCATGCAAAATAATGCTTCTACAGAGCAAGGAGCTAGCGGTTTACTTGGTGCCCTTTTAGGAGGAAAACATAATAGTGGTTTCCTTGACAATCTTGGTGGATTAATGGGTAATGGCGGTGTTGATACTGAAGACGGTGGAAAAATACTGGGTCATGTTTTAGGAGATAATCAGGCTAATGTTGAAAACTCGTTGAGTCGAAATACAGGAGTAAGCTCTGATAAAATTGGAATGATTTTAAAAATTGCAGCACCTATTTTAATGGCCATTTTAGCAAAAAAAGCAAAAAGCAGCAATGTTCAAAATGGAACCGACTTAGGTGATTTATTGGGTGGACTGTTAGGTAATAGTCAATCATCACAATCTTCTTCAATGGGTGGTTCTATATTAGCCTCAGTTTTAGATCAAGATGGAGATGGACAACTAGGAGTTGGTGATGCACTCGCAGCAGTCACTAAAAAAGGAGGTCTTGGAGGTTTACTCGGAAAATTATTTGGAAAATAG
- a CDS encoding D-2-hydroxyacid dehydrogenase has protein sequence MKILANDGISKSGIAHLENAGFEVITTKVAQEQVANYINTHQIAALLVRSATKVRKDIIDACPSLKIIGRGGVGMDNIDVDYAISKDIQVINTPASSSNSVAELVFAHLFSGVRFLHDSNRNMPLEGDSNFDGLKKAYANGIELRGKTIGIIGFGRIGQAVAKMALGLGMKVIASDSFVGKAMIRVEFYNDQFIDLEIATEPVEDLLKHSDFITLHVPSQDGYLISKKEFEIMKEGVGIINCSRGGIINEVDLVEALDSKKVAFAGLDVFQDEPTPAVQILMHPQISLTPHIGAATVEAQDRIGTELAEQIITLLKHEI, from the coding sequence ATGAAAATTTTAGCAAACGACGGCATTTCAAAAAGTGGAATTGCACATTTAGAAAATGCTGGATTTGAAGTAATTACTACAAAAGTGGCCCAAGAACAGGTTGCCAATTATATAAACACGCACCAAATTGCCGCGCTATTAGTTCGCAGTGCGACTAAAGTGAGAAAAGACATTATTGATGCTTGTCCGTCCTTAAAAATTATTGGTCGTGGCGGCGTAGGAATGGATAATATTGATGTTGATTATGCTATTTCGAAAGACATACAAGTGATTAATACACCTGCTTCATCATCAAATTCGGTAGCTGAATTAGTGTTTGCCCATTTATTCAGTGGCGTTCGTTTTCTACACGATTCTAACAGAAATATGCCACTTGAAGGTGACAGTAATTTTGACGGATTGAAAAAAGCCTATGCTAACGGAATTGAACTAAGAGGAAAAACTATTGGTATTATTGGTTTTGGCCGAATTGGTCAGGCTGTTGCCAAAATGGCGCTTGGCTTAGGCATGAAAGTAATTGCATCGGATAGTTTTGTAGGTAAAGCCATGATTCGAGTAGAATTTTACAACGATCAATTCATAGACCTAGAAATTGCTACTGAACCTGTAGAAGATTTATTGAAACATTCAGACTTTATTACCCTTCATGTGCCTTCACAGGATGGTTACTTAATTTCTAAAAAGGAATTTGAAATAATGAAAGAAGGTGTAGGAATCATTAACTGTTCGCGTGGTGGGATTATCAATGAAGTTGATTTAGTAGAAGCATTGGATAGCAAAAAAGTGGCCTTTGCAGGATTGGATGTTTTTCAAGACGAACCAACACCAGCGGTACAAATTTTAATGCATCCTCAAATATCGTTAACACCACATATTGGAGCTGCAACAGTTGAAGCTCAAGACAGAATTGGAACAGAATTAGCAGAGCAAATTATAACATTATTGAAACACGAAATCTAA